The region GGTTCCCACGCGTGAGGAAAACGACTTCCGGCTGACAGTCGACGACGTTAAGCCGCTTATTACGCCAAAAACCAAACTGCTCGTACTTCCCTTCCCGAACAACCCGACCGGCGCGGTAATGCGCAAAAGCGACCTCGAAGCTCTCGCGGGTTTCCTGCGCGAAACGGATATAATGATCCTATCCGACGAGATCTACGGCGAACTCACCTATACCGGCGAAGGTCACGTTTCCATCGCCTCGATAGACGGTATGCGCGAGCGTACCGTGCTTGTCAGCGGATTCTCGAAAGCGTACGCGATGACCGGCTGGCGTCTCGGCTACGCCTGCGCTCCGGCGCCGATACTCAAGCAGATGCTGAAGATACATCAGTTCTGCATCATGTGCGCGCCCACGTCCGCGCAGTACGCCGCGATAGAGGCGCTGCGCGACGGCGACGAAGATATCGCGCATATGCGCGAAAGCTACGATATGCGCCGCAAACTTGTTGTCGACGGACTCCGCAAGCTCGGGCTTCCCTGCTTCGAGCCGCTCGGAGCGTTCTACGTTTTCCCGAACGTCTCAAAACTCGGGCTGACGAGCGAAGAGTTCTGCACCCGTCTGCTCCATTCAAAGAAGGTCGCGGTCGTACCGGGAAACGCCTTCGGCGCTTCGGGCGAAGGTTTCGTCCGCATTTCCTATTCTTACTCCGTCAACCACCTTGTTGAAGCTCTCGAAAGGATTGGCGCGTTCATTGCCGAACTGAAGAAATGATAACTCTCAAGGCTCACGCGAAAATAAACCTCACGCTCGACGTGACGGGCTTCACGGATAACGGATACCACTCTCTTTCGATGATAATGCAGTCGGTCGCGCTCGCGGACGTAATAACCATCGACGGCATTTCCGAAGGAATCCTCTTTTCATCCGGAAGCACGCGCATACCCGTAAACGAAAACAACCTCGTGTTCAAGACCGCGAGGTTGTTTCTTGATGCCATGTCGCTGCCGCACAACGTGCATATCGACCTGAAGAAGCGCATACCCGTTTCAGCCGGACTTGCCGGAGGAAGCGCGGACGCCGCGGCGGTGCTCGTCGGTCTGAATAAATTCTTCGATTGCGGGCTCTCGCTTGACGAACTAAAAGAGCTTGGTTTGAAACTCGGCGCGGACGTCCCCTTCTGCCTTACGGGCGGCACGGCGCTCTGCGAAGGCGTCGGCGAAATAATAACGAAGCTTCCCGATATGCCCGACTGCTATATTCTCATCGCGAAGCCGTTGCGAGGAATGTCTAC is a window of Clostridia bacterium DNA encoding:
- a CDS encoding 4-(cytidine 5'-diphospho)-2-C-methyl-D-erythritol kinase, giving the protein MITLKAHAKINLTLDVTGFTDNGYHSLSMIMQSVALADVITIDGISEGILFSSGSTRIPVNENNLVFKTARLFLDAMSLPHNVHIDLKKRIPVSAGLAGGSADAAAVLVGLNKFFDCGLSLDELKELGLKLGADVPFCLTGGTALCEGVGEIITKLPDMPDCYILIAKPLRGMSTPKAFALYDEYSGALPEVNNAAAVNALNEGDLDTLCLHMANKLQPITESCVGTVGHIAEKFLENGAKAACMSGSGTSVFGVFDSRIIAEKCKKRLHKPILSYITTPSKTGVTIL
- a CDS encoding aminotransferase class I/II-fold pyridoxal phosphate-dependent enzyme: MDYDKILNPAVCAIKPSGIRRFFDIAAEMDDVITLGVGEPDFMTPWHIREAGIYSLETGKTFYTANRGLAPLCDEISRYLSRRFGLNYDPKSEVVVTVGGSEAIDIAIRALVSPGDEVLIPEPSFVCYSPITSLAGGVPVPVPTREENDFRLTVDDVKPLITPKTKLLVLPFPNNPTGAVMRKSDLEALAGFLRETDIMILSDEIYGELTYTGEGHVSIASIDGMRERTVLVSGFSKAYAMTGWRLGYACAPAPILKQMLKIHQFCIMCAPTSAQYAAIEALRDGDEDIAHMRESYDMRRKLVVDGLRKLGLPCFEPLGAFYVFPNVSKLGLTSEEFCTRLLHSKKVAVVPGNAFGASGEGFVRISYSYSVNHLVEALERIGAFIAELKK